The window GGTCGTCGTCGATTTCCAGGAAATGATCGACTGCGCCAGGACGAAATGAGCCAGCTGCGTTCGAGCCTCTTGGTCGAGGAGCCCCCGGCGGCCGGCGCGCGGCGGGCGAGCGGGTTTTGGCCGCCATGACGGTTCGTCGGGGAGCGGGCCGGTGGCTGCCGGGTCTCTTGGTTGCCCTCGCCGCGGTGGGCGTGGCGGGCCTGTGGTTCGTTCCGCGCGTTCCCCAGCCGCAGTGGTACCACGAGTTCGCCGACCGCCGTACCCTGCTCGGGATACCCAATTTCTGGAACGTCGCCTCCAATCTGCCGCTGGCGCTAGCCGGCGCCTGGGGTCTGTGGCGCTGCGGCTCGGCCCGCTCGCTTCCGGGGTTGCGGCACGCTCCGGCACGCTGGATGTACGCCTTCTTTTTCGGCGCCGTGGCGCTGGCCGGGGCCGGCTCCTTCTATTATCACTGGCAACCCGACAACGAGCGGCTGGTGTGGGATCGGCTGCCGATCGCGCTCGCGACCATGTCGCTGCTCGCGATCGTGATCGCCGAGTGGATCGACCACCGCGCGGGCAGCCGGCTGTTCCTGCCCCTGCTTCTGCTCGGCGCCGGCACGGTCGTTTACTGGCACCTCACCGAGCGCTGGGGCGCGGGAGACCTGCGCCCGTATCTTCTCAGCCAGCTCTATGCCGCCATCGCAATCCCGCTGACGCTGTTGTCGCGTCCCGCGGCCTACAGCCACGGCGAAAAGCTCTACGGCGCGCTCGGCTGGTATGTCGCGGCGCGGCTTTTCGAGCTCTTCGACGCACGGATCTACGCTGCGGGTGAGATCGCCAGCGGCCATACCTTGAAGCACCTCGCCGCCGCGGCGAGCGCCTGCATGATCTACAGCTGGCTTCGGAGCCGCCGTCCGTCCGGCCTCAGTTTCGGAGACCGATGAAGACGCAATCGTTTTCCTTCCGGCTGCTTGTGGCACGCGAAGCAGGCCTTGACGGCGTTGTCCCCGACGTGCGGCTGGTAACCGGCCGGTAAAGCATGCAGGCCATGCGCTCCAGCCAGACCGTTCACCGTTGTCCGTGGGTCGACCTCAGCAAGCCGGACTACGTTGCCTACCACGACAGGGAATGGGGCGTGCCGGTCCACGACGACCGGACGATGTTCGAGTTCCTGACGCTGGAATCGGCGCAGGCGGGGCTAAGCTGGTATACGGTGCTACGCAAGCGGGAGGCCTACCGGCGGGCTTTCGCCGGGTTCGACGCTCAGACGGTCGCACGCTACGGTGGGCGGGAGGTGCGTTCGCTCTTGCGCGATCCCGGCATCATTCGCAACGAGCGGAAAATCCGCGCGGCGATCAACAACGCCAGGCGCTTTCTCGAGATTCAGGAAGAGTTCGGGAGCTTCGACCGCTACATCTGGCGATTCGTGAACGGCAGGCCGATCGTGCACCGGCTCAGGGTCCTCGGGGACTATCCCGCGACCAGCCGAGAATCGGACGCCTTGAGCAAGGACCTCAAGCAGCGGGGTTTTCAGTTCATCGGCTCGACCGTCTGCTACGCCCATATGCAGGCCACCGGGCTCGTCAACGACCACGTCGAGAGCTGCTTCCGCAAAAAAGAGATCCTCGCCGCCCATCTTTGACCGCGCCGAACGGGCGGGCCGCGGCGTTCGAGCACGAGCATCTCTCCGGGCCTGGATTTTGAAGTCCGGGCGCCTTTGATAGACTGCCCTCGATGTCCTCCTACGTTCCCCTCTGGTGCAAGAGCAACTTTTCCTTTCTCGAAGGGGCGAGCCACCCCGACGAGCTGGTGGAAGAGGCTCATCGCCTCGGACTGCCCGCGATCGCCCTGACCGACCGCGACGGCGTCTACGGCGTCGTGCGGGCACACGTGAAGGCGCGCGAGCTCGGGGTTCGTTTGCTCGTCGGATCGGAAGTCACCGTCGACGACGGCTCCACGATCGTCCTGCTCGCCCAGGACCGCCCCGGCTACGCCAACCTTTGCCGGTTGATCACGGCGGGACGGCTACGCTCGGAAAAAGGGGAGAGCGCGGTCCGCTGGAGCGAGATCTGCGAGCGTGCCGGAGGCTTGATCGCCCTCTGGAGCGGGGACGGTCCGGCGGCCGCAACGGTCGCCGCCCCGCTGCGCGAAGCATTTGGAGACCGGCTCTACGGCGCGCTGGCGCGCCACCGCAGGGAGGAGGAGATCGCAAGGGAGGAGCGTTTGCGAGGGCTGGCGCTCCGTTACGGCTTTCCCCTCGCGGCCGTGACGGAGGTCCTCTATCACGCCGGCGCGCGCCGGCCCCTGCAGGATATCCTGACGGCGATCCGGCACGGCGCTCCCGTCGCCGCCTGCGGGCGAAAGCTCAAGCCGAACGCGGAGCACGACCTCAAGCCGCCTCAGCCGTTCGCTCAGCTGTTCGCCGACGAGCCGGCCGCCGTGGCGAGGACCTTGGAGATCGCGGAGCGATGCGGCTTTTCCCTGGACGAGATTCGTTACCGCTACCCGTCGCACGCGATGCCGGACGGCAGGACCTCGATGGAGTGGCTGAGGGAGCTGGCGTTTCGCGGGGCGCGTCGCCGCTACGGAGGCCGGGTTCCTCCTGAGGTGGCACGGCAGCTGGACAGGGAGCTCGAGCTGATCGCCGAGCTGGATTATCCCGGCTACTTTCTCACCATGTGGGAGATCGTCGAGTTTTGCCGTCAAAAGGGCATTCTCTGCCAGGGACGCGGGTCGGCGGCGAACTCCGCGGTCTGTTACTGTCTGGGGATCACGGCGATCGATCCTGTTCGCATGGGGCTTCTCTTCGAGCGCTTCATT is drawn from Candidatus Zixiibacteriota bacterium and contains these coding sequences:
- a CDS encoding alkaline phytoceramidase: MTVRRGAGRWLPGLLVALAAVGVAGLWFVPRVPQPQWYHEFADRRTLLGIPNFWNVASNLPLALAGAWGLWRCGSARSLPGLRHAPARWMYAFFFGAVALAGAGSFYYHWQPDNERLVWDRLPIALATMSLLAIVIAEWIDHRAGSRLFLPLLLLGAGTVVYWHLTERWGAGDLRPYLLSQLYAAIAIPLTLLSRPAAYSHGEKLYGALGWYVAARLFELFDARIYAAGEIASGHTLKHLAAAASACMIYSWLRSRRPSGLSFGDR
- a CDS encoding DNA-3-methyladenine glycosylase I, giving the protein MRSSQTVHRCPWVDLSKPDYVAYHDREWGVPVHDDRTMFEFLTLESAQAGLSWYTVLRKREAYRRAFAGFDAQTVARYGGREVRSLLRDPGIIRNERKIRAAINNARRFLEIQEEFGSFDRYIWRFVNGRPIVHRLRVLGDYPATSRESDALSKDLKQRGFQFIGSTVCYAHMQATGLVNDHVESCFRKKEILAAHL